The following proteins are encoded in a genomic region of Corylus avellana chromosome ca4, CavTom2PMs-1.0:
- the LOC132178216 gene encoding uncharacterized protein LOC132178216, whose translation MWGKKGFMAVKLDMSKAYNRVELNFLEAVMHRMGFHDRWIGLIMMCVKSVQYSILVNGKPCGLISPTRGIRQGDPISLYLFLLCAEALSAMISHANDEGVLTGVPTSKKGPTLSHLFFADDSLLFCRSTIAQWNSLSFILQVYEGASGQKMNSNKTALFFSRNAHDGDKEQIQRLAGIPINQRYDTYLGLPTLVGRSQTRAFNNIKERVWKRLQDWKLKFLSQAGKEILLKAVIQAIPTYCMSVFKLPKVLCSEINSLMTKFFWSHKEKEKRIHWMSWSKMSLSKTQGGMGFRDIVTFNKALLAKQIWRLWKSPDSLIAKIMKAKYYLECSVLDAPCGKKLSFAWRSIQNASDLVNEGLIWRVGNGRSIRIWQDRWIKSPTTYRVLSPPSVIDPTSTVSVLIDHNTKWWNPMMLEQLFSREEMLAIQSILVSSTDQEDTLIWRGTAKGIFTVRSTYHLQRERDMAGQAEGSSNARNHPIWRTFGSSPNQMLKSIFFGVLATIYYQLEPSFVTGRSSRIPHVVEGLFHKCDQVDFAKFVSIARRIWLRHNEFIHDGLFAHPNIIVLQATQATEAFLALLGTGKPARDSASVSPVYKWQAPPQGWLQANWDARVDRNQACVGLGIIIRDHHGVMRAARNQIRKGCLDPTAAEGMAALLAIQTCVELGFSKVQLEGDAKSIIEAVKSGEPDDSATGQLTADIRSMVGAIPDWEMIHTRREANQVAHCLARAAIIHSMDKVWLYDPPDCIRDHLQADLSALLIST comes from the exons ATGTGGGGGAAGAAAGGCTTTATGGCGGTTAAGCTCGACATGAGCAAAGCATATAATAGGGTGGAATTGAATTTTTTAGAAGCAGTGATGCATCGAATGGGTTTTCATGACCGTTGGATAGGTCTCATCATGATGTGTGTAAAATCGGTGCAGTACTCTATTCTAGTTAATGGAAAGCCTTGTGGCCTTATTTCCCCTACTCGTGGTATCCGACAAGGAGATCCtatttctctttatctttttctcttaTGTGCAGAGGCTTTAAGTGCCATGATATCTCATGCAAACGATGAGGGGGTTTTGACAGGGGTTCCCACATCGAAAAAAGGTCCGACGCTTAGCCATTTGTTCTTCGCCGATGATAGCTTGCTTTTTTGCAGGTCAACTATAGCTCAGTGGAATTCTTTGTCCTTCATTTTACAAGTATATGAAGGGGCCTCTGGACagaaaatgaattcaaataaGACGGCTCTCTTCTTCAGTCGAAATGCCCATGATGGTGATAAAGAACAAATACAGAGATTGGCTGGGATTCCTATTAATCAAAGATATGATACTTATTTGGGGTTGCCTACCCTTGTGGGAAGATCACAGACTCGAGCCTTTAACAATATCAAGGAGAGGGTGTGGAAGCGTCTCCAAGAttggaaattaaaatttctgtcccaagcaggaaaagaaattttattgaagGCGGTGATCCAAGCCATACCTACCTATTGTATGAGCGTTTTCAAGCTTCCTAAGGTGCTTTGCTCAGAGATCAATTCTTTGATGACGAAGTTCTTCTGGAGCcataaagagaaggaaaaacgAATTCATTGGATGAGCTGGAGTAAAATGAGTCTGTCCAAGACACAAGGGGGTATGGGTTTTCGGGACATTGTTACTTTCAACAAAGCTCTCTTGGCTAAACAAATTTGGCGGCTATGGAAATCCCCGGACAGCTTAATTGCAAAGATTATGAAGGCAAAGTACTATCTGGAGTGCTCGGTTCTTGATGCTCCTTGTGGGAAGAAACTTTCTTTTGCATGGAGAAGTATTCAAAATGCTAGTGATCTTGTCAATGAGGGCTTAATTTGGCGAGTTGGAAATGGGAGATCAATTCGCATTTGGCAAGACCGATGGATTAAGTCCCCAACTACATATAGGGTGCTTTCCCCCCCAAGTGTCATTGACCCTACTTCAACAGTGAGTGTACTGATTGATCATAATACAAAATGGTGGAATCCAATGATGTTGGAACAATTGTTTTCAAGAGAAGAGATGCTTGCTATCCAATCGATCCTGGTTAGCTCCACGGATCAAGAGGACACCCTTATATGGAGGGGTACAGCCAAGGGGATTTTTACGGTGAGGAGCACTTACCACCTACAAAGGGAGCGAGACATGGCTGGCCAAGCGGAGGGATCCTCAAATGCCAGAAATCACCCAATCTGGAGAACATTTGGCAGTTCCCCGAATCAAATGCTGAAAAGCATTTTCTTTGGCGTGCTTGCCACAATATACTACCAACTAGAGCCCAGCTTTGTCACCGGAAGATCCTCACGAATCCCTCAT GTGGTTGAGGGACTGTTTCACAAATGTGACCAGGTGGATTTTGCCAAGTTTGTGAGTATTGCTAGACGGATATGGCTTCGACATAATGAATTTATACATGACGGGCTCTTTGCCCATCCCAATATTATTGTCCTACAAGCCACCCAAGCAACGGAGGCTTTTTTGGCTTTGTTGGGGACGGGGAAGCCAGCCAGAGATTCAGCAAGTGTCTCCCCAGTGTATAAATGGCAGGCACCCCCCCAGGGTTGGTTACAAGCAAACTGGGATGCTAGGGTGGACCGAAACCAGGCTTGTGTGGGACTTGGAATCATTATCCGTGATCATCATGGGGTTATGAGGGCTGCCCGGAACCAGATACGCAAAGGTTGTTTGGATCCCACAGCAGCGGAAGGTATGGCTGCGTTGCTGGCCATCCAGACGTGCGTGGAACTGGGCTTCTCAAAGGTCCAATTGGAGGGTGATGCGAAGAGCATTATTGAAGCAGTAAAGTCAGGGGAGCCAGATGACAGTGCCACGGGCCAACTCACAGCGGATATTCGATCCATGGTAGGGGCTATTCCAGATTGGGAGATGATTCATACACGGAGAGAGGCCAACCAGGTGGCTCATTGTTTAGCTAGAGCTGCTATTATACACTCAATGGATAAGGTGTGGCTTTATGACCCACCAGACTGTATACGTGATCATCTGCAAGCAGATCTTTCTGCTTTGCTTATTTCAACATAA
- the LOC132179506 gene encoding putative lipid-transfer protein DIR1: protein MEAAAVKKLFVVTVLLLVAISGSNGQTICKVSVSGLMACKPAVTPPNPAQPSASCCSALSNADLRCLCSYRNSNLLPSLGIDPNLAMQLPEKCKLPHAAHC from the coding sequence atggagGCCGCAGCAGTGAAGAAGCTCTTTGTTGTGACAGTTCTGCTGCTGGTTGCCATTTCAGGCAGCAATGGCCAAACCATATGCAAGGTGTCAGTTTCAGGGCTAATGGCATGCAAGCCAGCGGTGACTCCTCCAAATCCGGCGCAGCCGTCGGCCAGCTGCTGCTCTGCGCTCTCGAATGCAGACCTTCGGTGCCTTTGCTCCTACAGGAACTCCAACCTCTTGCCTTCCCTTGGAATTGACCCAAACCTTGCCATGCAGCTCCCTGAAAAGTGCAAGCTTCCTCATGCTGCCCATTGCTGA